A window of Flavobacterium branchiarum genomic DNA:
ATTTCAGTTTGCAAAAAAGTTATAAAATGATTGAAATAATCTGGATATTCTTTGCTTTGACGGATAGCGATGAAATGTTTTCTTTTTAAACCGTTTCTACCAATTTTTACAGCTTTTAAAGGACTAGTTTTTAAATACGGTTGCAAAGCCCATTTTGCCATCGACATTACTCCCATATCTGCTTTAATCATCTCAAGAGAGGCCTCGGTAAGGGGCAACGGAGTTACTTTTCTCGGAAATACTTTAGCAGGAGCCAAAACCATTTGATGAATTGTAACACTTTCCATCGGTAGGGAATGAATAATTAAATGTTCATTGATAAAATCTTCGGCTACAACATATTTTTTATCTGCCCATGAATGATTTTCAGAGACAACCATCACCATTTCATCCTGAAAAAGCTCAAGGTATTTTATTTTGTCATCTTGTATGTTGTCACTTACAATGCCGATATCTATTACATTATCAAGTAATTTTCTAATTGGTTGTTGCGTGGCTTCGGTTACAATTTTGAGTTCAATATTTGGATATAAAAAATGGAATTGCTTTAAGACCGAAGGTAACCAATGATAACTGGAGAAACATTCGGTACTAATACGGATTTCGCCATATTCGCCAAAAACCATTTGTTTAATTTCTTGTTCTGTATTTGATATTTTGTTCAGAATTTCATTAGAAATCCCATATAATTTTTCACCAGCTTTGGTTAAAAGCAGTTTTTTGTTAGCTCTCAAAAATATTTTGGTACCCAATTGATATTCTGCTTCTTTTAGTTGGTGGCTTAATGCCGATTGAGTGAGATGTAATTTATCAATTGCTTTGGTAATACTCCCTTCTTCGACAATTGCTTTTATTAATCGTAAATGTCTTATTTCCATTTCTTGAGCCTTGTTTACACAAAGAAACAAAAAATTATACTTGAATTTGCATGAAAAAAAGTAATGGAATAGATGAATTCTTTTCGTTTTTATTGGAGTTGCAGTTATCCTAATTTTGAATCGTTAATAATTAAAACAATACTATAAATGGAAACGCAAATTAAGCATTATGAAAATAAACTAGCATTCGAAATGGATCCTTCAGACTTATTCGATGCTTTAAATAATGGAGAAAAAGTAATCGCATTGGATGCGAGAAAATTTTTTGGATACGAAGCCGAACATATACCAAGTGCAATTAATATTCCGCATCGTGAAATGACTATTGAAAGTACAAAACATCTCGATGTAGCTGTTTTATATGTAATCTATTGTGATGGGATTGGTTGTAATGCCTCGACAAAAGGAGCTCTTAATATGACCAGATTGGGTTTTAAAGTAAAAGAATTAATTGGTGGAATTGAATGGTGGAAATTTGACGGTTATGCTACCGAAGGGATAAATGGAAAACAAACGGGATTGAAATTTGAGTGTGCTTGTTAGTGAATAATTGATTTTTAAATAGGTAGCACCTATAAAAAGTGGGCATATTAATATTCTACAACGCTTTACCTAATAAACGTTTAACATAAGAGAAAAACATATACACGTAATATACTTTGCGTCTTAGGGAGAAAATCACACTAAATATTTATTTAAAAACATAATTTCATTACAATGAAACAGCGTATAGATTACAAATTATTTTTCTGTTTAGCGACAGTAGGAATTGTATGGGGGACAACCTTCTTAGGAATTAAAGTTGCGGTAGAGACAATTCCTCCTTGGTTTGTTACATCTATTCGGCAAGGTTTTGCAGGACTAATAGTATTGGTCATTCTGTTGTTTAAAAAAGAACTAAAATGGATTGGCTGGACAAGTTTCAAACATCAGTTAATTCCAGCTTTATTAATGATTGTTATTGCAAATGGATTTACGACAATAGCCGAACAAACTTTGCCAAGTGGGTTAGCTTCTATAATGACTGCATTATCGCCTATACTTATTTTTATTGGTAGCGTTCTGATAGGTTTGCAAAAAGCAAGTATAAGAGGATTTCTTGGGGTTGTGATTGGCTTTTCGGGAGTTGTTTTTATATTTAAAGATGGACTTGGGGCATTTTTGGATTCAAATTATCAACATGGACTTATATTTATAAGTTTAGCAATTTTTGGATGGGCATTTGGAACACTTTATACCAAAAAACAGGCTCATAAATCTAATGCTATCGTACTGAATTTATTTTATCAATTTGCTATTGCAACGGTAGTTCAGTTAGTTTTGGCTTTTCTTTTTTCTCCCAATCCAGATTTGAATTCATGGAGTTTAAGAAGCTTTTTTGCAGCTTTATATTTGTCAGTTTTTGGATCGGTCATTGCTTTTCTCTCTTACCATTATGCGATAAAGCGAATAACGGCAGTTCAAATTTCGATTTTGTCTTACATCAATACTATAATTGCTGTGTTTTTGGGTTGGATATTGCTAGATGAAGTAATTACAGTTGATTTTATTATTGCAACTGCGCTAATTATTTTGGGAGTTTTTATTATCAATTATAAAAAGAAAGAAAAAGAGATTACAATAAAGAAAGGAACATTAGCTTGTAGTTAATAAAAAATCCCAAACTATTAATTTGATAGAATGGGATTTCTTGTTTATTTAAATTTTTATATACTTTATGGTACTACAATTGTGCTTGGTTTCAAACTATCGTTTGCTACATTCAAGCTGTCTTGAGCAACACTTGCGGTTGGAGTAGAATCTAAAACTACTTTCGTAGGTTTTATTTTTTCTCTAATAACAACAGCATCATTTAAAACAAAAGGAGTTGGCATCATCCAAGAAGCCCTTTTCTGAACATTAAGTGCTGTGTTACTCAATAAATCAAAA
This region includes:
- a CDS encoding LysR family transcriptional regulator, which gives rise to MEIRHLRLIKAIVEEGSITKAIDKLHLTQSALSHQLKEAEYQLGTKIFLRANKKLLLTKAGEKLYGISNEILNKISNTEQEIKQMVFGEYGEIRISTECFSSYHWLPSVLKQFHFLYPNIELKIVTEATQQPIRKLLDNVIDIGIVSDNIQDDKIKYLELFQDEMVMVVSENHSWADKKYVVAEDFINEHLIIHSLPMESVTIHQMVLAPAKVFPRKVTPLPLTEASLEMIKADMGVMSMAKWALQPYLKTSPLKAVKIGRNGLKRKHFIAIRQSKEYPDYFNHFITFLQTEIHLQWNI
- a CDS encoding rhodanese-like domain-containing protein; translation: METQIKHYENKLAFEMDPSDLFDALNNGEKVIALDARKFFGYEAEHIPSAINIPHREMTIESTKHLDVAVLYVIYCDGIGCNASTKGALNMTRLGFKVKELIGGIEWWKFDGYATEGINGKQTGLKFECAC
- a CDS encoding DMT family transporter translates to MKQRIDYKLFFCLATVGIVWGTTFLGIKVAVETIPPWFVTSIRQGFAGLIVLVILLFKKELKWIGWTSFKHQLIPALLMIVIANGFTTIAEQTLPSGLASIMTALSPILIFIGSVLIGLQKASIRGFLGVVIGFSGVVFIFKDGLGAFLDSNYQHGLIFISLAIFGWAFGTLYTKKQAHKSNAIVLNLFYQFAIATVVQLVLAFLFSPNPDLNSWSLRSFFAALYLSVFGSVIAFLSYHYAIKRITAVQISILSYINTIIAVFLGWILLDEVITVDFIIATALIILGVFIINYKKKEKEITIKKGTLACS